A stretch of Bombina bombina isolate aBomBom1 chromosome 2, aBomBom1.pri, whole genome shotgun sequence DNA encodes these proteins:
- the THTPA gene encoding thiamine-triphosphatase — MCSMILPSSSIEVERKFVPGPDVEGRLHDLGAVLLKELVFCDSYYDSPDLLLTTRDLWLRKRDHSWELKHPPKRGTLGLSGASTQYREVNCEAEIISRVSEELGVPCPLSLDSLPLQEFATFVTRRRRFQIPQSGDSRHSVIVDLDMADFGFEVGEVEVLVDTQDEVENALQEVEEICKKMGVLSDSPVPGKMSTFLRLNRTEHYNRLREAHVL, encoded by the exons ATGTGCTCTATGATCCTCCCATCTAGTTCCATTGAGGTAGAGAGGAAGTTTGTCCCAGGTCCAGATGTGGAGGGACGCTTGCATGACTTGGGAGCAGTGCTACTGAAGGAACTGGTATTTTGTGATTCTTACTATGACAGTCCTGACCTCCTACTGACCACAAGGGATCTCTGGTTGAGAAAGAGAGATCATAGCTGGGAGTTGAAGCACCCACCTAAGAGGGGGACACTGGGATTGAGTGGAGCCTCTACCCAATACAGGGAGGTAAACTGTGAGGCTGAAATAATCAGTCGTGTAAGTGAGGAGCTAGGAGTTCCATGTCCTCTCAGTCTGGATTCTCTTCCATTGCAAGAGTTTGCTACTTTTGTTACAAGAAGGCGAAGGTTCCAGATACCGCAAAGTGGAGATTCTCGCCATTCAGTGATTGTAGATTTGGACATGGCAGATTTTGGTTTTGAAGTTGGAGAGGTGGAGGTCCTGGTGGATACACAGGATGAAGTAGAAAATGCCCTGCAGGAAGTGGAAGAGATTTGCAAGAAGATGG GTGTGCTCAGTGATTCTCCTGTTCCAGGAAAAATGTCAACGTTTCTTCGTTTGAACAGAACAGAGCATTATAATCGCCTACGTGAGGCCCATGTGCtgtga